One genomic segment of Ignavibacteriota bacterium includes these proteins:
- a CDS encoding S8 family serine peptidase — protein sequence MKIIFRISLILIAINTLFAQQKDQTFISLRNTGVENFQEKFPEYDGRGTIILVLDTGVDMGVDGLTTTSTGEVKVIDVQDFTGQGDIPFFEAEIEEENDVDFFVNEKKGYKVSGANNLKLKSDDEKYFIGVVEESLWKNSGSGVDDINGNKKNDDKFYFVTFQTQNEGEKFWVVYLDLNGNGNLEDEKPLRNYKEKFDVFTFPKENGLPSFALGLNIFPETQIVSFYFDDGSHGTHCAGIAAGNKIGNNELYGIAPGAKVMGLKLGNNNFAGGATVTESMKKAYLYADKISKERKEPCIINMSFGIGSEIEQQSEIEKFLDELVKNNAYLYISTSNSNEGPGISTTGLPSTLGSIFSTGAVLAQEVGNDLYGTTLDKDIILHFSSRGGEVSKPDVVAPGACVSTVPNFSDGDRFWGTSMASPYSAGVMSVLLGAAKIEFPDVKIPSRFLYKVLRESATPMTGYDFIDQGSGLVNIEAAYNLLKKYIQSNEIKNFETYTTKAFAPNMPNNTSSNLYVRDSEFLTGKEKFTFRVSRNNTISSDKFYRMYNLKSSANWLKPVQKNVHLRNDQTVIVNATIDSEILKTPGLYNAKIFATRADKSANPEFDLMATFIVPYEFNSSNNYSQMFEAEKIMPGIHKRYFLKIPVGTSNLKINLSANSKDFSSLRYYLHDPDGREKYFGMFDSEDNANSTKQIDDLTPGVYELVILGQFTSSQESIYNLNLEIDGINIIENSIAEKKSLTIVNYFDEEKSLKVKGNLLGYQKNYNVKISGNNVHKIPFELKNGETKKEFEVKLSKEDFNKVTDFALMIYDETGKAVDVNGLSYSEGSSSISKKENDKVEKYEFVLIPGFANEQSELEVNICEKTYFNESEKVAMKDQNVNLFPFNEIKISTNFDEPKIIRPIGTNYFVEIIFNSVNTNEVEFKKVISINSKE from the coding sequence ATGAAAATTATTTTTAGAATTTCACTCATCTTGATTGCAATAAATACTTTATTTGCACAACAAAAAGATCAAACTTTCATTTCGTTAAGAAACACAGGTGTTGAAAATTTTCAAGAAAAATTTCCGGAATATGACGGACGAGGAACAATTATTCTTGTTTTGGATACAGGTGTTGATATGGGTGTTGATGGATTAACAACAACATCAACCGGTGAAGTAAAAGTTATTGATGTTCAAGATTTTACGGGACAAGGAGATATTCCATTTTTTGAAGCAGAAATTGAAGAAGAAAATGATGTTGATTTTTTTGTTAATGAAAAAAAAGGTTACAAAGTTTCCGGTGCAAATAATCTAAAACTTAAATCCGATGATGAAAAATATTTTATTGGAGTTGTTGAAGAATCACTTTGGAAAAATTCAGGTTCAGGAGTTGATGATATTAATGGCAACAAAAAAAATGATGATAAATTTTATTTTGTAACATTTCAAACTCAAAATGAAGGAGAAAAATTTTGGGTTGTCTATTTAGATTTAAATGGAAACGGAAATTTAGAAGATGAAAAACCGCTTAGAAATTATAAAGAAAAATTTGATGTATTTACATTCCCAAAAGAAAATGGCTTACCCAGTTTTGCACTCGGACTAAATATTTTTCCCGAAACCCAAATAGTAAGTTTTTATTTTGATGACGGCTCGCATGGAACTCACTGTGCTGGAATTGCCGCTGGTAATAAAATTGGCAATAATGAATTATATGGAATTGCTCCCGGCGCAAAAGTTATGGGATTAAAACTTGGGAATAATAATTTTGCCGGCGGTGCAACAGTTACGGAAAGTATGAAAAAAGCTTATCTATATGCCGATAAAATTTCTAAAGAAAGAAAAGAACCTTGCATAATAAATATGAGTTTTGGAATTGGTTCTGAAATTGAACAGCAATCTGAAATAGAAAAATTTTTAGATGAATTGGTTAAGAACAATGCTTATTTATATATTTCAACTTCAAACAGTAATGAGGGACCTGGAATTTCCACAACTGGATTGCCTTCGACTTTAGGATCAATTTTTTCAACAGGAGCAGTTTTAGCTCAAGAAGTCGGAAATGATTTATATGGAACAACTTTAGATAAAGATATAATTTTACATTTTAGTTCACGTGGTGGAGAAGTTAGTAAGCCGGATGTTGTTGCTCCCGGAGCTTGTGTTTCTACTGTTCCAAATTTTAGTGATGGCGACAGATTCTGGGGAACTTCAATGGCATCACCTTATTCAGCAGGAGTTATGTCAGTATTACTTGGTGCTGCAAAAATAGAATTTCCCGATGTTAAAATTCCTTCACGATTTTTATACAAAGTTTTAAGAGAAAGCGCAACGCCTATGACTGGCTATGATTTTATTGATCAAGGAAGTGGATTAGTAAATATTGAAGCCGCATATAATTTGCTTAAAAAATATATTCAAAGCAATGAAATTAAAAATTTCGAAACATATACAACAAAAGCATTTGCTCCAAATATGCCAAATAATACTTCCTCAAATTTATACGTTAGAGATTCAGAATTTTTAACAGGCAAAGAAAAGTTTACATTTAGAGTTAGTAGAAATAATACAATCAGTTCGGATAAGTTTTACAGAATGTACAATTTAAAGAGCAGTGCAAATTGGCTAAAACCCGTACAGAAAAATGTTCATTTAAGAAATGACCAAACTGTAATTGTAAACGCCACTATTGATTCTGAAATTTTAAAAACTCCCGGATTGTATAATGCTAAAATATTTGCAACAAGAGCTGATAAATCTGCAAATCCAGAATTTGATTTGATGGCAACTTTTATTGTTCCTTACGAATTTAATTCTTCAAATAATTACAGTCAAATGTTTGAAGCGGAAAAAATTATGCCCGGAATTCACAAAAGATATTTTTTAAAAATTCCGGTTGGAACTTCAAATCTTAAAATTAATTTAAGTGCAAATAGTAAAGATTTTTCTTCGTTGAGATATTATCTTCATGATCCCGATGGAAGAGAAAAATATTTTGGAATGTTTGATTCGGAAGATAATGCCAATAGCACAAAACAAATTGATGACTTAACTCCGGGTGTTTATGAGCTTGTAATACTTGGACAATTTACATCTTCGCAAGAATCTATTTACAATCTTAATTTAGAAATTGATGGAATAAATATTATTGAAAATTCTATTGCAGAGAAAAAATCTTTAACAATTGTTAATTATTTTGATGAAGAAAAATCCTTAAAAGTAAAAGGAAATTTGCTTGGATATCAGAAAAATTACAACGTAAAAATAAGTGGAAATAATGTTCACAAAATTCCTTTTGAATTAAAAAATGGTGAAACTAAAAAAGAATTCGAAGTTAAATTAAGCAAAGAAGATTTTAATAAAGTAACTGATTTTGCATTAATGATTTATGATGAAACCGGTAAAGCTGTTGATGTTAACGGTTTGTCGTATAGTGAAGGTTCTTCATCAATATCAAAAAAAGAAAATGATAAAGTTGAAAAATATGAATTCGTTTTAATTCCGGGTTTTGCAAATGAGCAGAGTGAATTAGAAGTTAATATCTGTGAAAAAACTTATTTCAACGAAAGTGAAAAGGTTGCAATGAAAGATCAAAATGTAAATTTATTTCCTTTCAATGAAATTAAAATTTCAACAAATTTTGATGAACCAAAAATTATTAGACCAATTGGTACAAATTATTTTGTTGAGATTATTTTCAATTCGGTAAATACAAATGAAGTTGAATTTAAAAAAGTTATTTCAATAAATTCTAAGGAATAA
- a CDS encoding PAS domain-containing protein produces the protein MKNTLNYSYFDLDIISKFESFEEFPNTKPVILSNGNGLILYANNSARIKHKFKEGKNLFDFNSEPDLESLFNNLTKNKISSFSTDFVIKEEDNYYSGYLLNIEKVIIKNEDVFIVYIESQDNRTRITKKINSYNQALESVNVGVMLADKNASINYLSTSFEDFLHKNIEELYNKNLIDVFKKYLSAQEINELQISVDHYKNWVKVISDISHEGEVLYKEIRLNTVQDNIDKSISFIVTANDITEHIRQARLLKISEQKQKSIINNISDPILILRKEKNNLIFENANNSFYKNILAAKNEINPEAKIQNILSEELFNSINHSITNLNNSNRIHSQFHFTSHNNKRFLGKITFTDDNSDHIKLFIISMTDITEQLEIERKLRDAYKKEISLNKLKSTFLANMSHEIRTPLNAIVGYSDLLEDDVKAKNFESSSQMTTYLKEGVNRLLKLVDNIVEVSLLESGNEEIELTEIELNSLINSNKDYWCEQAKPKSINFIFNLSEYEIFIYANEEKLIRAINEIVDNAIKFSNEKGRIIIATSEKQERGKINITDFGVGIESNNLKRILHIFEQSEDVGYTRKYEGAGLGLSLANKLISYMKGELKITSELTKGTSVKIILPKQ, from the coding sequence TTGAAAAATACTCTTAATTACTCTTATTTTGATTTAGATATTATCAGTAAATTTGAATCTTTTGAAGAATTTCCCAATACTAAGCCGGTTATTCTATCGAACGGTAACGGGCTGATTCTATATGCTAACAATTCTGCAAGAATCAAGCACAAATTCAAAGAAGGAAAAAATTTATTCGATTTTAATTCCGAGCCGGATTTAGAATCGCTATTTAATAATTTAACGAAAAATAAAATTTCAAGTTTTTCTACGGATTTTGTAATTAAAGAAGAAGACAATTATTACAGCGGATATTTGTTAAATATTGAAAAAGTAATAATCAAGAATGAAGATGTTTTTATTGTTTACATTGAATCTCAAGATAATAGAACACGAATTACTAAAAAAATCAATTCTTACAATCAAGCTTTAGAATCCGTAAATGTGGGTGTAATGCTTGCAGATAAAAATGCAAGTATAAATTATCTCTCAACTTCATTTGAAGATTTTTTACATAAAAATATTGAAGAACTTTATAACAAAAATTTAATTGATGTTTTCAAAAAATATTTATCCGCACAAGAAATAAATGAGTTACAAATTTCTGTTGACCATTATAAAAATTGGGTGAAAGTAATTTCCGATATTTCTCACGAAGGTGAAGTTTTATATAAGGAAATTAGATTAAATACTGTTCAAGATAATATAGATAAATCAATAAGTTTTATTGTAACTGCAAATGATATTACCGAACATATTAGACAAGCGAGATTGCTGAAAATTTCCGAACAGAAACAAAAATCGATAATCAATAATATTTCCGATCCGATATTAATACTTCGAAAAGAAAAAAATAATTTAATTTTTGAAAACGCAAATAATAGTTTTTATAAAAATATTCTTGCTGCAAAAAATGAAATAAATCCAGAAGCAAAAATCCAAAATATTTTATCGGAAGAATTATTTAATTCAATAAATCATTCAATAACAAATTTGAATAATTCAAATAGAATTCATTCTCAATTTCATTTTACATCTCACAACAACAAAAGATTTTTGGGCAAAATAACTTTTACAGATGATAATTCTGATCATATAAAACTGTTTATAATTAGTATGACGGACATAACCGAACAGCTTGAAATTGAAAGAAAACTTAGAGATGCATACAAAAAAGAAATTAGTCTCAACAAATTAAAATCAACATTTCTTGCAAATATGTCGCATGAAATTAGAACGCCGTTAAATGCAATTGTTGGATATTCTGATTTGCTTGAAGATGATGTAAAAGCTAAAAATTTTGAATCGTCATCACAAATGACCACATATTTAAAAGAAGGTGTAAATCGACTTTTAAAATTAGTTGATAATATTGTGGAGGTTTCACTTTTAGAATCTGGTAACGAGGAAATTGAATTAACAGAAATCGAATTAAATTCATTAATAAATTCAAATAAAGATTATTGGTGCGAGCAAGCAAAACCTAAATCAATCAACTTTATTTTTAATCTTTCCGAGTATGAAATTTTCATTTATGCAAATGAAGAAAAGTTAATAAGGGCGATTAACGAAATAGTTGATAATGCGATTAAATTCAGCAATGAAAAAGGCAGAATTATTATTGCTACAAGTGAAAAACAAGAACGAGGCAAAATCAATATCACAGATTTTGGCGTTGGTATTGAAAGCAATAATCTTAAAAGAATTTTGCACATTTTTGAACAAAGCGAAGATGTTGGATACACAAGAAAATATGAAGGTGCGGGTTTAGGACTTTCATTAGCAAATAAATTAATTTCGTACATGAAAGGTGAATTAAAAATTACCAGCGAGCTAACAAAAGGAACTTCAGTAAAAATTATTTTACCAAAGCAATAA
- a CDS encoding response regulator — protein sequence MNDKNKILIVEDEEDSRFIYERLLTKNGYTIKSVNNGEEALDVISEFKPAIILADWTMPKLNGIELCNIVKSKEEFKLIYFILLTARTSLKDRVEGLDTGADDYLVKPIDNQELVARIRSGIRIHNLQNELKNIEHNKAVIELACTIGHKINNPLSSLKMSVESLKDEIDSKKENISDDFFVIEESLKRIQEFVKALQNLQGAEITDYALDNKMLKI from the coding sequence ATGAACGATAAAAACAAAATTCTAATTGTTGAAGATGAAGAAGATTCGCGATTTATTTATGAAAGACTTCTTACAAAAAATGGTTACACAATAAAAAGTGTAAATAACGGTGAAGAAGCGCTTGATGTTATTAGTGAATTCAAACCGGCAATAATATTGGCTGATTGGACAATGCCCAAATTAAACGGAATTGAACTTTGCAACATTGTAAAAAGTAAAGAAGAATTTAAACTCATTTATTTTATTTTGCTAACCGCAAGAACTTCGCTGAAAGACAGAGTTGAAGGTTTAGATACCGGCGCCGATGATTATTTAGTGAAACCGATTGATAATCAAGAACTGGTTGCAAGAATTAGATCCGGAATTAGAATTCACAATTTGCAGAATGAATTAAAAAATATTGAACACAATAAAGCCGTTATTGAATTAGCTTGTACGATCGGTCATAAAATTAATAATCCGTTGAGCAGTTTAAAAATGTCAGTCGAATCTTTGAAGGATGAAATTGATTCCAAAAAAGAAAATATCAGCGATGATTTTTTTGTGATTGAAGAATCACTAAAAAGAATTCAAGAATTTGTTAAAGCACTTCAGAACTTACAAGGTGCGGAAATTACAGATTACGCATTAGATAATAAAATGCTGAAAATTTAG
- a CDS encoding OmpA family protein, producing the protein MADQGNDKPIIVKKIIDGGHGHHGGAWKVAYADFVTAMMALFIVLWILGQDQAVKENIAGYFNDPSGFGVGNGPSAIEGKGKQQMIPSPLTDLQKKEIEKERLESMGEELLDNLKNQDFKELIDQIDIEVTDEGLRIEIMESSNDAFFEVGTSILSEKAKSILSIIGKQMIQVNNKIVVEGHTDSRPFSNGQDGYSNYELSADRANSARRILLSSGLKNDQIDEIRGYADNRLRNVNDPNDVVNRRISIIVKYSQ; encoded by the coding sequence ATGGCGGATCAAGGCAACGATAAACCGATAATTGTAAAAAAAATTATAGACGGTGGACATGGGCATCATGGAGGTGCATGGAAAGTTGCTTATGCAGATTTCGTAACAGCGATGATGGCTTTATTTATTGTGCTATGGATTCTTGGTCAAGATCAAGCAGTGAAAGAAAATATTGCCGGATATTTTAATGATCCCAGCGGATTTGGAGTTGGCAACGGTCCAAGCGCAATTGAAGGAAAAGGCAAACAGCAAATGATTCCTTCTCCCCTCACAGATTTGCAAAAAAAAGAAATTGAAAAAGAACGACTTGAATCAATGGGGGAAGAGTTATTAGATAATCTTAAGAATCAAGATTTTAAAGAGTTAATTGATCAAATTGATATTGAAGTAACTGACGAAGGTTTGAGAATTGAAATAATGGAATCGAGTAATGATGCTTTTTTTGAAGTCGGAACTTCAATCTTAAGTGAAAAAGCAAAATCTATTCTTTCAATTATTGGAAAACAAATGATTCAAGTTAATAATAAAATTGTTGTAGAAGGTCATACAGATTCTCGCCCTTTCTCAAATGGGCAAGACGGATATTCAAATTATGAATTGAGTGCGGATCGTGCAAATTCTGCGAGAAGAATATTACTTTCCAGCGGTTTAAAAAATGATCAAATTGATGAAATTAGAGGTTACGCAGATAATAGATTACGCAACGTAAATGATCCGAACGACGTTGTAAATCGTAGAATTAGCATTATCGTAAAATACTCCCAGTAA
- the motA gene encoding flagellar motor stator protein MotA, giving the protein MFIIIGAIVVIASLIVGFSMAGGQLLVLLQPSEFVTIGGAAIGSLLISASIDDIKNIVAAIPKAISHKHHSKPENLSLLKALYDLFLLAQRDGLLAIEKHIENPSESDVFKSDPKLLKNKTAITFLCDTLKVMLSGGVPPHEVEALMDIEIKTYKTETHPTYALLSKLGDAFPALGIVAAVLGIIVTMGSINAGAEAVGHHVAAALVGTFLGVLLSYGFVGPLATNIEHMIEGEIRYLETIKECVIAYAKGNPPIVAVEVGRRTINSHTRPSFSELENYLRGKTE; this is encoded by the coding sequence ATGTTTATAATTATTGGAGCTATAGTTGTAATAGCCAGCTTAATTGTTGGTTTTTCAATGGCGGGCGGACAGCTTTTAGTTTTGCTTCAGCCTTCGGAATTTGTAACAATTGGCGGAGCCGCAATCGGAAGCTTATTAATTTCTGCATCGATTGATGATATAAAAAATATTGTTGCTGCAATTCCTAAAGCAATTAGTCATAAACATCATTCTAAACCAGAAAATTTATCACTTCTAAAAGCATTATATGATTTATTCCTTTTAGCTCAAAGAGATGGTTTGTTAGCAATTGAAAAACATATTGAAAACCCGAGTGAAAGTGATGTATTTAAATCTGATCCAAAATTATTAAAAAATAAAACTGCAATTACGTTTTTATGCGATACATTAAAAGTTATGCTTTCCGGCGGAGTTCCTCCACATGAAGTTGAAGCTTTAATGGATATTGAAATTAAAACTTACAAAACCGAAACACATCCCACTTATGCATTATTGAGTAAACTCGGCGATGCATTTCCGGCATTGGGAATTGTTGCCGCAGTTTTGGGAATTATTGTAACAATGGGTAGTATTAATGCCGGTGCTGAAGCCGTTGGTCACCATGTTGCCGCAGCGCTTGTTGGTACATTTTTGGGAGTATTATTATCCTATGGTTTTGTTGGTCCATTGGCAACAAATATTGAGCACATGATTGAAGGCGAAATAAGATATCTTGAAACAATTAAAGAATGTGTTATAGCATATGCAAAAGGAAATCCTCCAATTGTTGCGGTTGAAGTTGGAAGAAGAACAATAAACTCACATACAAGACCATCATTTTCTGAGTTGGAAAATTACTTAAGGGGTAAAACAGAATAA
- a CDS encoding response regulator has protein sequence MTKNNVKVLIIDDNYSILQYLKTLLERYGFTVKTSTNGYEGLQDSAEFKPDIIFLDLMMPNIDGIKMLQLKKVLNDIKEIPVIVISANAGRNNVIAAIEAGADRVLAKPINIKQLKATVNELLNFECFGTETENEYQNVLVQKNENELDFIEKFSEYKINLSEAIENREPKNLKNIVNVLIDFAGKSSRLIVKELLNDLSKKEFAKPSDWMFAELIIKQIEHELNKSNKQNLITKN, from the coding sequence ATGACAAAAAATAATGTTAAGGTATTAATAATTGATGATAATTATTCGATACTACAATATCTGAAAACATTGTTAGAAAGATACGGGTTTACCGTAAAAACCAGTACAAATGGTTACGAAGGTTTACAGGATTCTGCAGAATTTAAACCCGATATAATCTTTTTAGATTTGATGATGCCGAATATTGACGGCATTAAAATGCTTCAGCTGAAAAAAGTTTTGAATGATATTAAAGAAATTCCGGTAATTGTTATAAGTGCTAATGCCGGAAGAAATAATGTAATTGCGGCAATTGAAGCGGGTGCAGATAGAGTTTTAGCTAAGCCGATAAATATTAAACAGCTAAAAGCAACAGTAAATGAATTATTAAATTTTGAATGCTTCGGAACTGAAACCGAAAATGAATATCAAAATGTTCTGGTGCAAAAAAACGAAAATGAATTAGATTTTATAGAAAAGTTTAGCGAGTACAAAATAAATTTATCTGAGGCAATTGAGAATAGAGAACCGAAAAATCTAAAAAATATTGTTAATGTACTTATAGATTTTGCCGGAAAAAGTTCGAGATTAATTGTTAAAGAATTATTAAATGATTTATCAAAAAAAGAATTTGCAAAACCTTCTGATTGGATGTTTGCAGAACTGATAATTAAGCAAATAGAGCATGAGCTAAATAAAAGTAATAAACAAAATTTAATAACTAAAAATTGA
- the csrA gene encoding carbon storage regulator CsrA: MLILTRKENQKIRIGNNIVLNIISISDNHVKIGIEAEKDITIFREEIYQQIIENNKNSTAKLNKELPENLKSLKINKIKKDDKK, from the coding sequence ATGTTAATACTTACGAGAAAAGAAAATCAGAAAATTAGAATTGGAAACAATATTGTTTTAAATATTATCTCAATTTCCGATAATCATGTTAAAATTGGAATTGAAGCCGAAAAAGATATAACAATTTTTAGAGAAGAAATATATCAGCAGATAATTGAGAACAATAAAAATTCGACTGCTAAATTAAATAAAGAATTGCCGGAAAATTTGAAATCATTAAAGATTAACAAAATTAAAAAAGATGACAAAAAATAA
- the fliW gene encoding flagellar assembly protein FliW: protein MKIQNKQFGEIEYKEDSILKFKEGILGFEELKNFILINEKDSFFSWLTSVDQPEIIFPLFPIELLQEEFSKENNFEPYGIVRLDKQPENITINLKAPVFIDHNEKIGFQKISENEELPLDYPLFVNN, encoded by the coding sequence ATGAAGATTCAAAACAAACAATTTGGTGAAATAGAATATAAGGAAGATTCAATATTAAAATTCAAAGAAGGTATTCTTGGATTTGAAGAATTGAAAAACTTTATATTGATTAACGAAAAAGACAGTTTTTTTTCTTGGCTTACTTCTGTTGATCAGCCGGAAATTATTTTTCCATTATTTCCAATTGAATTACTTCAAGAGGAATTTAGCAAAGAGAATAATTTTGAACCATATGGAATTGTAAGATTAGATAAGCAGCCGGAAAATATTACAATAAATCTTAAAGCACCCGTGTTTATTGATCACAATGAAAAAATAGGATTTCAAAAAATATCAGAAAACGAAGAATTACCTTTGGACTATCCACTTTTTGTAAATAATTGA
- a CDS encoding MotA/TolQ/ExbB proton channel family protein, whose protein sequence is MFRKSGSLYGLLLGFVSIFGAFLLEGGSFNALFLLPAMLIVFGGTFSATIIGVGIDKFKKIFMLIRMAYFPPKYDIKQLIDGFVNVAVKSRQEGILAIQNHISKLMYPFPKKMMHFVMDGTDIEQLELIAYGEIRAMANRHNQNISMFSKMGGYAPTMGIIGTVMGLIMTLANAGKDPNTLIHNIATAFIATLWGILSANLIWLPIADKLKQCHLDEKHMMELSLEGVMAIQSGEIPSIVKSRLMSLLPQKEQGSIGVR, encoded by the coding sequence ATGTTCAGAAAAAGCGGAAGTCTTTACGGTTTACTTTTAGGATTTGTTTCAATATTTGGCGCATTTCTTTTAGAAGGCGGCTCTTTTAACGCATTGTTTTTATTGCCTGCAATGCTTATTGTTTTTGGCGGAACTTTTTCAGCAACAATAATCGGTGTTGGAATTGATAAGTTCAAAAAAATATTTATGTTAATAAGAATGGCTTATTTTCCACCAAAGTACGATATTAAACAATTAATTGATGGTTTTGTAAATGTTGCGGTAAAAAGCAGACAAGAAGGAATTCTTGCAATTCAAAATCATATAAGCAAATTAATGTACCCGTTTCCAAAAAAAATGATGCACTTTGTAATGGATGGTACGGATATTGAACAATTAGAATTAATTGCATACGGTGAAATTAGAGCAATGGCAAATAGACATAATCAAAATATTTCAATGTTCAGCAAAATGGGAGGTTATGCTCCTACAATGGGAATTATTGGAACCGTAATGGGATTAATTATGACTTTAGCCAATGCCGGAAAAGACCCAAACACTTTAATTCATAATATTGCAACTGCGTTTATTGCAACATTGTGGGGAATACTCAGCGCAAATTTAATTTGGTTACCAATAGCAGATAAATTAAAACAATGTCACTTAGACGAAAAACATATGATGGAACTTTCATTAGAAGGAGTGATGGCTATACAAAGTGGGGAAATCCCATCGATAGTAAAATCACGGCTAATGAGCTTATTACCTCAAAAAGAACAAGGATCAATAGGCGTAAGATAG
- the flgL gene encoding flagellar hook-associated protein FlgL produces MRVPDTLLQTNFMKNVSKNKSTLAEIQYQLTTQSKVNKPSDNPLSNSRIMRIQNQLSNIETYKSNINYGLSMVDDAILSMENMQTTVQNTMIELTKLNSAIVTDELDSFATGIDSAIEILVDLANSEFNGQYNFSGTENSSKPFYYDKANNIVTNNSHIGGDRVVKIASSITQKFNISGKDLFLSVVKQNGNLDSTAGIGVDQSSSSKIYDAEGNEYTLNLTYTSTSANTYDLNYSVVDSDSNVVSTETVSDISFNAATGEFESINGDTFGEVKIQNTANKIDVVLDLNSLTEQSSPADLSNSLNQKADIFNTLIQIKQKLLAGEKPTQEQQQLVTDFNQHILNKLSEAGGISNKLSDTQEILLNKEIELTELLSVEKDVDVARALLDLENSQYALDVSYKISSMILPKSLLDYM; encoded by the coding sequence ATGAGAGTTCCGGATACGTTACTTCAAACAAATTTTATGAAAAATGTAAGCAAGAATAAAAGCACACTTGCCGAAATTCAATATCAATTAACTACGCAAAGTAAGGTTAATAAACCTTCTGATAATCCGCTCAGCAATTCAAGAATTATGAGAATTCAAAATCAGCTAAGTAATATTGAAACTTACAAAAGCAATATAAACTATGGTTTATCAATGGTTGATGATGCAATATTATCAATGGAAAATATGCAGACGACTGTTCAAAATACTATGATTGAACTAACCAAACTAAATTCTGCAATTGTTACTGATGAACTTGATTCATTTGCAACCGGCATCGATTCGGCAATTGAAATATTAGTCGATTTGGCAAACAGTGAATTTAACGGGCAATATAATTTTAGCGGAACCGAGAATAGCTCAAAGCCATTTTACTATGATAAAGCAAATAATATTGTTACAAATAATAGTCACATAGGCGGAGATAGAGTTGTAAAAATTGCTTCAAGTATAACACAAAAATTTAATATTTCCGGAAAGGATTTATTTTTAAGCGTTGTAAAGCAAAATGGAAATTTGGATTCAACTGCCGGAATTGGAGTTGATCAATCATCTTCAAGTAAAATTTATGATGCCGAAGGAAATGAATATACTTTAAATTTAACATACACATCAACTTCTGCAAATACTTATGATCTGAATTACAGTGTTGTAGATAGTGATTCAAATGTTGTTTCTACAGAAACAGTTTCGGATATTTCATTTAATGCCGCAACCGGAGAATTTGAATCAATAAATGGTGATACTTTCGGAGAAGTTAAAATTCAGAATACTGCTAATAAAATTGATGTTGTATTAGATCTAAATTCATTAACCGAACAAAGCTCGCCGGCAGATTTAAGCAATTCACTAAATCAAAAAGCAGATATCTTTAATACATTGATTCAGATAAAACAAAAATTATTAGCCGGTGAAAAACCAACCCAAGAACAGCAGCAATTAGTAACGGATTTTAATCAGCATATATTAAATAAACTTTCGGAAGCCGGCGGAATTTCCAATAAACTATCTGATACACAAGAAATTTTATTAAATAAAGAAATTGAACTTACAGAATTATTATCGGTTGAAAAAGATGTGGATGTTGCAAGAGCTTTGCTGGATTTAGAAAATTCGCAATATGCATTGGATGTAAGTTATAAAATTTCCTCAATGATATTACCCAAATCATTACTGGATTACATGTAA